A stretch of the Aminipila terrae genome encodes the following:
- a CDS encoding tyrosine-type recombinase/integrase has product MDEVINKFMAGVIEKFGTDTASNLRNMLYLALDGYEICKKETSLIIPSIQENEKLIAMFLIAKKVEGCTVRTIGSYKGVLRFFLRIIGKPLLEVTTNDIRMYIAKRDIQDRVSKTTQDNDLRVLRSLYAWLTAEEYIIKNPTLRIKAIKKEKRIKKPFTEIEIEKLRRASERKRDLAVIDALLSTGMRVGEIVQLNRQDIINDECIVFGKGETERVVYFNARAVVSLNNYLQERTDNNEALFVRSRKPYNRIGESAIEDIVRKVGKTAGVNNVHPHRFRRTTATIALNRGMPIEQVQKMLGHKQIDTTMIYAQSAQENLKASHKKYVI; this is encoded by the coding sequence ATGGATGAAGTAATAAATAAATTCATGGCCGGAGTTATCGAAAAATTTGGTACAGATACAGCGAGTAACCTTAGAAATATGCTTTATTTAGCATTAGATGGTTATGAGATATGTAAAAAAGAGACAAGCCTTATAATCCCATCAATCCAAGAAAATGAAAAGCTGATAGCAATGTTCTTGATTGCAAAGAAAGTTGAAGGTTGCACCGTGCGAACCATAGGCAGCTATAAAGGGGTATTACGGTTTTTTCTTCGGATAATCGGAAAACCTCTTTTAGAAGTGACCACCAATGATATTCGAATGTATATAGCAAAAAGAGATATACAGGACAGAGTGTCGAAGACCACACAGGATAATGATCTGCGTGTATTGCGCAGCCTTTATGCATGGCTGACAGCGGAAGAGTACATAATCAAAAATCCCACACTAAGAATAAAGGCCATTAAGAAGGAAAAGCGGATTAAAAAGCCTTTTACAGAAATAGAGATTGAGAAGCTGAGGCGTGCATCAGAGAGAAAAAGAGATTTAGCCGTTATAGATGCCCTCTTAAGTACGGGAATGAGAGTGGGAGAAATAGTCCAACTAAATCGCCAGGATATTATAAATGATGAATGTATCGTATTTGGTAAAGGTGAAACAGAAAGAGTTGTATATTTTAATGCAAGGGCAGTAGTATCCTTAAACAATTATCTTCAGGAGCGCACAGATAATAATGAGGCATTATTTGTAAGGTCAAGAAAGCCGTATAATCGCATTGGAGAATCGGCTATAGAGGATATAGTCCGTAAGGTCGGCAAAACGGCAGGGGTAAACAACGTTCATCCTCATAGGTTTAGGCGAACTACTGCGACAATAGCTTTAAACAGGGGAATGCCTATAGAACAAGTTCAGAAAATGCTAGGGCATAAACAGATTGACACAACGATGATATATGCTCAAAGTGCCCAGGAAAATCTAAAAGCGAGCCATAAAAAGTATGTAATTTAA
- a CDS encoding helix-turn-helix domain-containing protein produces MRTLEKILYLIKLNGFSNAEFARQADFPRNIINEWQNGKLKSYNKHLPKIAEVLGVDVEELMDDPEEETPFSSFVLADNLEKISESKGYTMDRLIADLNLKPDIVKKMKKGINPTVETIKLFSEKLGVSYGVLYGIEDPESDNKVDYDSILITDDYNLLIERKSNKEINADIYRKLLYYFYRLKEEDQDYILGQMIQLYNISKE; encoded by the coding sequence ATGAGAACATTAGAAAAAATTTTATATTTAATAAAACTTAATGGCTTTTCTAATGCTGAATTTGCAAGGCAAGCTGATTTCCCTAGAAATATAATAAATGAATGGCAAAATGGTAAATTAAAGTCTTATAATAAACACTTGCCTAAAATAGCCGAAGTTCTTGGAGTTGATGTGGAAGAATTAATGGATGATCCAGAAGAAGAAACTCCCTTTAGTTCTTTTGTATTAGCAGATAATCTAGAAAAGATTTCTGAATCTAAAGGGTATACGATGGACAGGCTTATTGCAGATTTAAATTTAAAACCAGATATTGTAAAAAAAATGAAAAAGGGAATAAATCCTACTGTTGAAACAATAAAACTATTTTCTGAAAAATTAGGTGTTTCCTACGGTGTTTTATATGGAATTGAGGACCCTGAATCAGATAATAAAGTAGACTATGACTCTATTTTAATTACAGATGATTATAATCTTTTAATTGAGAGAAAAAGTAATAAAGAAATAAATGCTGACATATACAGAAAACTTCTATATTATTTTTATAGACTAAAAGAAGAAGATCAAGATTATATTCTTGGTCAAATGATACAACTCTATAATATATCAAAAGAATAA
- a CDS encoding helix-turn-helix transcriptional regulator, with product MGKEVSIMNLGEILLEERKRQGISQQKLADMACVTKRSIVYWEKGSKCMSVESADKVFKALKVSITLGNDSSLN from the coding sequence ATGGGAAAGGAAGTGTCAATCATGAATTTGGGTGAGATTTTACTAGAAGAAAGAAAACGGCAAGGCATATCACAGCAAAAATTAGCAGATATGGCTTGCGTGACCAAAAGGTCAATAGTCTATTGGGAAAAAGGGAGTAAATGCATGAGTGTAGAAAGTGCAGATAAAGTCTTTAAAGCATTAAAAGTATCTATAACGTTGGGGAACGATAGTTCACTAAACTAA
- a CDS encoding tyrosine-type recombinase/integrase, protein MNSVDPIRSTKDISNFVDYLRGKNERDYILALTGFYSGYRISDILNLKVKDFHNRDYFYFREKKTKKQTKLLINPILKKAANEYIEQNDLEDNDYIFKSQKGYNQPISRQRAYKVLKDAARAVGLQGNFGTHSLRKTMGYHYYQQTKDVVTLKMIFNHSSVDVTLIYIGITQDVMNDKLKGFKLY, encoded by the coding sequence ATGAATAGCGTTGATCCAATTAGAAGTACAAAAGATATTAGTAATTTTGTAGATTATCTTAGAGGTAAAAATGAAAGAGACTATATTCTGGCTCTTACCGGGTTTTATTCAGGATATAGAATTTCTGACATTTTAAATCTAAAGGTTAAAGATTTTCATAACAGAGATTATTTTTATTTCAGAGAGAAGAAAACTAAAAAGCAGACTAAGCTTTTAATTAATCCTATCTTGAAAAAAGCTGCTAATGAATATATTGAGCAGAATGACTTAGAAGATAATGATTATATTTTTAAAAGTCAAAAAGGTTACAATCAGCCTATTAGTAGACAAAGGGCCTATAAGGTTTTGAAAGATGCAGCTAGAGCTGTAGGTTTGCAGGGCAATTTTGGTACACATAGTTTAAGAAAGACAATGGGGTATCATTATTATCAGCAGACTAAAGATGTTGTAACTTTAAAGATGATATTTAATCATTCGTCGGTTGATGTAACCTTAATTTATATAGGGATTACACAGGATGTAATGAACGATAAATTGAAAGGTTTTAAATTGTACTAA
- a CDS encoding ParA family protein translates to MQTISIISLKGGVAKTTTAINTAYLLATIHNKKVLVIDNDKQGNASKAFNVYDPEDSYNVAKLLLERNLDIGQVIKPTDYKNIDIISANMDLLDANLRTTIDTSRQQQTRFKKALTAVADKYDFCIIDNAPDINMSIMNALTTSNYVIVPIIIDQYSFDGLDILKEQIENIREDFNPSLNFLGCLITQYQNNEVNNQGIEYLRNMGFSVFKQSVRKTVAKVNESTFAKMPISKYSSRCGAAQDYKKFVDEFLKLISPSENVPNLGTK, encoded by the coding sequence ATGCAAACAATTTCAATTATAAGTTTAAAAGGTGGGGTAGCCAAGACCACCACTGCCATTAATACAGCGTATTTATTGGCAACGATACATAATAAAAAGGTTTTGGTAATAGACAACGACAAACAGGGTAATGCATCAAAGGCATTTAATGTTTATGATCCGGAGGATTCATACAATGTGGCAAAGCTGTTACTTGAAAGGAACCTAGATATTGGACAGGTAATAAAGCCCACTGATTATAAAAATATAGATATTATTTCTGCCAATATGGATTTACTGGATGCCAACTTAAGAACAACTATTGACACCAGTAGGCAGCAGCAGACCAGATTTAAGAAAGCTCTTACTGCTGTAGCGGATAAATATGATTTTTGTATCATAGATAATGCTCCAGATATTAATATGAGCATCATGAACGCTCTTACAACGTCAAACTATGTCATTGTGCCGATTATTATAGACCAATATTCATTCGATGGGTTAGACATTCTAAAAGAGCAGATAGAGAACATAAGAGAAGATTTTAACCCTAGTTTGAATTTCTTAGGCTGCTTGATTACGCAGTACCAGAACAATGAGGTTAACAATCAGGGAATTGAATATTTACGCAATATGGGTTTCTCGGTATTTAAACAGAGTGTTCGAAAGACCGTTGCAAAGGTAAATGAGTCCACTTTTGCTAAAATGCCGATTTCTAAGTATTCTTCAAGATGCGGAGCTGCACAAGATTATAAAAAATTTGTAGATGAATTTTTAAAGCTTATTTCTCCCTCTGAAAATGTACCCAATTTGGGTACAAAATAG
- a CDS encoding helix-turn-helix domain-containing protein: protein MDYRNIYQIARESSGFTQEKAAELLNISVESLRAYEGDRRVPPDKTVIRMIELYNTQYLAYQHLKTNAEVGKAYLPDIELKDLPTAMLRLQKEVTDFIKCKDELIDITCDGIIDNQEMPRFKEILKELDDITAAIYSLKFAKPLNDRREIR, encoded by the coding sequence ATGGATTACAGAAATATTTATCAGATTGCAAGAGAGAGCAGTGGATTTACTCAGGAAAAGGCTGCTGAATTGCTTAATATATCTGTGGAAAGTTTAAGGGCGTACGAAGGAGACAGAAGGGTTCCACCAGATAAAACTGTTATCCGAATGATTGAATTGTATAACACACAGTATTTAGCATATCAACATCTTAAGACAAATGCTGAGGTAGGTAAGGCTTATTTACCAGACATAGAATTAAAAGATTTACCAACAGCAATGTTACGTCTACAAAAAGAAGTGACGGATTTTATTAAGTGTAAAGATGAACTTATTGATATTACATGTGATGGAATTATTGACAATCAGGAAATGCCAAGATTTAAGGAAATTTTAAAAGAGCTTGATGATATTACAGCTGCAATTTATTCATTGAAGTTTGCAAAGCCGTTAAATGATAGGAGGGAGATTCGGTGA
- a CDS encoding HNH endonuclease: MKKSCVYCGRIHDTKFDCGKKPKRFKKANDKNKFRWSRKWREKALQIKERDKYLCQLALRENPPRYVYTNLEAHHIIPIEEDWDLRLDDDNLITLSEEYHEKAERGEIPRELLLKIARENNDR; this comes from the coding sequence ATGAAAAAATCATGTGTTTATTGTGGAAGAATCCATGATACAAAGTTTGATTGTGGAAAGAAACCTAAGAGGTTTAAGAAAGCCAATGACAAGAATAAGTTTAGATGGTCGAGGAAGTGGAGAGAAAAAGCACTGCAGATAAAGGAGAGGGATAAATACCTTTGTCAATTAGCATTAAGAGAGAATCCACCACGATATGTATATACAAACTTAGAAGCCCATCACATCATACCGATAGAAGAGGATTGGGATTTAAGGCTTGACGATGATAACCTTATCACTCTATCAGAAGAGTACCATGAAAAGGCAGAGCGTGGAGAGATACCAAGGGAATTACTTTTAAAGATAGCGAGGGAGAACAATGACAGATAA
- a CDS encoding single-stranded DNA-binding protein, producing the protein MNSVVLIGRLTRDPEVRYTPSTQMAVATFTLAIDRPTGQGKEKQTDFPRITVFGKMAENCERFLKKGRLVGVQGRIQTGSYKNKEGQTVYTTDVVANNVEFLEWGDNKQSTASMEGIPEGFSENDGDIPF; encoded by the coding sequence ATGAATAGTGTGGTTCTTATTGGGAGGCTTACTCGTGATCCCGAAGTGAGATATACCCCTAGTACACAAATGGCAGTTGCTACTTTTACATTAGCGATTGATAGACCTACTGGCCAGGGAAAAGAAAAGCAGACTGACTTTCCAAGGATAACCGTGTTTGGTAAAATGGCTGAAAATTGTGAGAGATTTCTTAAAAAAGGCAGACTCGTAGGTGTTCAGGGGAGAATCCAGACAGGCAGCTACAAAAATAAAGAGGGACAGACTGTATATACTACGGATGTTGTGGCTAATAACGTGGAATTTCTTGAATGGGGAGATAATAAGCAAAGTACCGCAAGTATGGAGGGTATACCAGAGGGTTTCAGCGAAAATGATGGTGATATTCCATTTTAG
- a CDS encoding phage portal protein → MLGNSECSKADALNIPSVKGCIKFIADIVTMLPIKLYKNEDGKAVEIKNDIRVKILNNETGDTLNAEQFWRAIIADYFLGKGGYAYINKQGNKYMSLHYVDETYISVNKNTDPIFKNYNICVNGKLYEPHEFIKILRNTKDGAKGHSIIEESPLILSVAINTLKFEDNLVKKGGNKKGFLKSTKKLTQEVIDMLKVAWQRLYCNNSENVVVLNDGLEFQESSNTSVEMQLNENKETNSTELYKLFTMPASVINGTGTNADYTKAFKMAALPVIKTIECALNRDYLLEKEKESFYYAFDTKEMLKGDIKERYDAYKTALESNFMQIDEVRFMENLPALGLNWIKLGLDSVLYDPTTNEIYTANTNMKTNLKKVKGGEEVEN, encoded by the coding sequence TTGTTAGGAAATAGTGAGTGTAGTAAAGCTGATGCTCTCAATATTCCAAGTGTGAAAGGGTGTATCAAATTTATTGCTGATATAGTAACCATGTTACCAATAAAGCTTTATAAGAATGAAGATGGTAAAGCTGTTGAAATTAAAAATGATATCCGGGTTAAAATACTAAACAATGAGACAGGTGATACATTAAATGCGGAACAGTTTTGGAGAGCAATAATAGCAGATTATTTCCTTGGAAAGGGCGGGTACGCTTATATTAATAAGCAAGGGAATAAATATATGAGTTTACATTATGTTGACGAAACTTATATTAGTGTAAATAAAAATACTGATCCAATTTTTAAAAATTACAACATATGTGTTAACGGTAAGCTGTATGAACCCCATGAATTTATAAAAATTCTAAGGAATACTAAAGATGGTGCTAAAGGTCACAGTATAATTGAAGAAAGCCCATTAATATTAAGCGTAGCAATAAATACCTTAAAATTTGAAGATAATTTAGTAAAAAAAGGTGGAAATAAAAAAGGCTTTTTAAAATCAACCAAAAAACTAACGCAAGAAGTAATAGATATGCTTAAAGTAGCTTGGCAAAGATTATACTGTAACAATAGTGAAAATGTTGTAGTGCTTAATGACGGATTAGAATTTCAAGAATCAAGTAATACGTCAGTAGAAATGCAGCTTAATGAAAATAAAGAAACTAATTCTACAGAGCTGTATAAATTGTTTACAATGCCAGCTAGTGTAATAAATGGAACAGGAACAAATGCAGATTACACAAAGGCATTTAAAATGGCAGCATTACCAGTAATAAAAACAATAGAATGTGCACTTAATAGAGACTACTTACTTGAAAAAGAAAAGGAGTCTTTTTATTATGCCTTTGATACTAAGGAAATGCTGAAAGGGGATATAAAAGAACGCTATGATGCTTATAAAACGGCTCTTGAATCTAACTTTATGCAAATAGATGAAGTGAGGTTCATGGAAAATCTTCCAGCCTTGGGACTAAATTGGATTAAGTTGGGGCTTGATAGTGTGCTATATGATCCTACAACAAATGAAATTTATACAGCTAATACAAACATGAAAACAAATTTAAAAAAAGTAAAAGGAGGTGAAGAGGTTGAGAATTGA
- a CDS encoding DUF4373 domain-containing protein translates to MVKLARPIKDGIDYFSLDVGSLQDKKVKLIRGEFGAKGVLVLLNLWCACYGENGYYKEWDNDDCILMVDTVACGCTPSFIDEVVKGCIRRSIFDEGVFNAFGILTSRGIQRRYLRAVSNRDSIEMIAEYWLLDINNPKDVPASISKKLTFKNITLQNNLISLQNNPVNLQRNYTKERKGKESKEKESEESLTIPHSTLLGSFANVELSETELNELSVTFENYNDLINKVSEYLKNATRLYQSHYALICKIAREDKWPKKRKVVGEIESKPIESVPMPEELKKKMGLYYKSLEVEK, encoded by the coding sequence GTGGTAAAATTGGCACGCCCTATCAAAGATGGAATTGATTATTTTTCACTTGATGTGGGTTCTTTGCAAGATAAAAAGGTAAAGCTTATAAGGGGAGAATTTGGAGCCAAAGGAGTTTTAGTATTACTTAATTTATGGTGTGCTTGCTATGGCGAAAATGGATATTACAAAGAATGGGATAATGACGATTGCATTTTGATGGTAGACACTGTTGCTTGTGGTTGTACCCCATCTTTCATAGATGAAGTTGTAAAAGGGTGTATTAGACGTTCAATCTTTGATGAAGGGGTGTTTAATGCGTTCGGGATACTGACTTCTCGTGGAATACAAAGACGATACTTAAGGGCTGTCTCCAACCGTGATAGTATCGAAATGATAGCGGAATACTGGCTGCTTGACATCAATAATCCAAAAGATGTCCCAGCAAGTATTTCTAAAAAGCTTACCTTTAAAAATATAACTTTGCAAAATAACCTCATTTCTTTGCAAAATAACCCAGTTAATTTACAAAGAAACTACACAAAGGAAAGGAAAGGAAAGGAAAGTAAAGAAAAGGAAAGTGAGGAGAGCCTCACAATTCCACACTCCACTCTTTTAGGTTCCTTTGCCAATGTGGAATTATCTGAAACAGAATTAAACGAACTATCAGTTACATTTGAAAATTATAATGATCTGATTAATAAGGTATCTGAATACTTAAAGAATGCAACTAGATTATATCAGAGCCATTATGCTCTAATATGTAAAATTGCAAGAGAGGATAAATGGCCTAAAAAGAGAAAAGTTGTTGGCGAGATAGAATCAAAGCCGATAGAGTCAGTTCCAATGCCGGAAGAATTAAAGAAAAAGATGGGCCTATATTATAAAAGTTTGGAGGTGGAAAAATGA
- a CDS encoding terminase TerL endonuclease subunit, with the protein MIKSSPLLAEENIFKVLRSEIRCVLTDSEYIPLAYSEDRMDGKLANAFLADEAGAMDSYPIEAMRSSQITLFNKLGIIISTQYPNDNNGMIDEIDISKKVLDGLIENKRRFSLLYEPDEKYMQDDLWQTEDLVIYQSNPVAVAHKYIFEAIKEMREMAVLYENKRENYLCKHNNIKYKGLGVEGYIEITKVRPCKVKENLEFWKGRTVYLGIDLSMSDDNVCVAMICIDEFGFIHAKVWGFIPKDKKRIKTKKEDVDYDKLIKLGACFECGDEVIDYGFIETFIIGEDETGKNGIQDKYSVEIKQIGYDRWNAISTVQKLEKAGYECVEIKQHSSVLHMPTKLLREYILKKKFNYDENLMLEINFQNAKCTEDTNKNKYVNKKKSSGKVDQVVGLINATYLLQQEMLFGVDDFTVQVI; encoded by the coding sequence ATAATAAAATCAAGCCCTTTACTTGCAGAAGAAAATATTTTTAAAGTGCTTCGAAGTGAAATAAGATGTGTATTAACAGACAGTGAGTATATACCGCTTGCTTATTCAGAGGATAGAATGGATGGTAAACTTGCTAATGCTTTTTTAGCGGACGAAGCGGGGGCTATGGACTCTTATCCAATTGAAGCCATGAGATCATCACAAATCACATTGTTTAACAAGCTTGGGATTATAATTTCTACACAATACCCAAATGACAACAATGGTATGATAGATGAAATAGATATTTCTAAAAAGGTACTTGATGGCTTAATAGAGAACAAGCGGAGATTTTCATTATTATATGAGCCGGATGAAAAGTATATGCAGGATGACCTCTGGCAGACAGAAGATTTGGTTATTTATCAAAGTAATCCAGTTGCAGTAGCACATAAATACATCTTTGAAGCAATAAAAGAAATGCGAGAGATGGCAGTCCTTTATGAGAACAAGCGTGAAAATTACCTATGTAAACATAATAATATTAAGTATAAAGGGCTTGGTGTTGAGGGGTATATTGAAATTACTAAAGTCAGACCATGCAAAGTAAAGGAAAACTTAGAATTTTGGAAAGGCAGAACTGTTTATCTTGGCATAGATTTATCCATGTCAGATGATAATGTTTGTGTGGCAATGATATGTATAGATGAGTTTGGATTTATTCATGCTAAAGTATGGGGGTTTATACCTAAGGATAAAAAACGTATAAAAACTAAAAAAGAAGATGTGGATTATGACAAGCTTATAAAGCTGGGTGCATGCTTTGAGTGTGGTGATGAAGTAATTGATTATGGATTTATTGAAACCTTTATTATTGGTGAAGATGAAACTGGTAAAAATGGAATCCAAGATAAATATAGTGTTGAGATTAAGCAAATTGGATATGACCGATGGAATGCTATAAGTACAGTACAGAAATTAGAAAAGGCGGGATATGAGTGCGTTGAAATTAAGCAACACAGTTCTGTTCTTCATATGCCAACAAAATTATTAAGAGAATATATTTTAAAAAAGAAATTTAATTATGATGAAAACTTAATGCTTGAAATTAATTTTCAAAATGCTAAGTGCACTGAAGATACAAATAAAAATAAATATGTTAATAAAAAGAAATCAAGTGGCAAGGTTGACCAAGTAGTCGGGTTAATCAATGCCACTTATTTGTTACAGCAAGAAATGCTGTTTGGGGTAGATGATTTTACCGTACAAGTAATTTAG
- a CDS encoding ParB/RepB/Spo0J family partition protein yields the protein MNKFLNDESRKEIKNDFKTVKISVHKLRPAPDKENFYHLDDAEIENTARSIELVGLQQNTVVKPIAGTDEYEVIAGHKRRCAVLKLVSEGKTEYEMMPCKVEESGDNIRNELILLFTNSTQRDRTDYEKMLEMKRVRELLTEYQKDKKLPGKKQDIIASLLNTNKTKVGTLSNIEKNLNENFMEEYAAGNISTSTANKVAGLDDKKQNALYESYKQTGELTANAVEDMEEIKEPDCIVEEELEGQMDIKDFPECLPKAANNEVLQDNSPAEPNKPESDDYTEQVNEVFAKDTLKKLIKLCRFITEAEALELETLAAKCEERAGKENE from the coding sequence ATGAATAAATTTCTAAATGATGAAAGCAGAAAAGAGATAAAGAACGATTTTAAGACTGTAAAAATCAGTGTGCATAAGTTAAGACCTGCACCTGATAAAGAAAATTTCTATCATTTAGATGATGCAGAAATTGAAAATACTGCAAGGTCTATTGAACTTGTAGGGCTACAACAAAATACGGTTGTCAAACCTATAGCCGGAACAGATGAATATGAAGTTATAGCAGGGCACAAGCGAAGATGTGCGGTGCTTAAGCTTGTATCTGAGGGTAAAACAGAATATGAAATGATGCCTTGCAAAGTAGAAGAATCTGGTGACAATATCCGCAATGAACTCATTTTGCTTTTTACAAATTCCACCCAACGTGACAGAACTGACTATGAAAAAATGCTAGAAATGAAAAGGGTCCGTGAACTTTTGACGGAGTATCAAAAAGATAAAAAACTACCCGGTAAAAAGCAGGATATAATAGCCTCTTTGTTAAATACGAATAAAACTAAAGTGGGTACTCTTTCAAACATTGAAAAAAATCTGAACGAAAATTTTATGGAAGAGTATGCAGCAGGGAATATAAGTACTTCAACAGCCAATAAGGTTGCAGGGCTTGACGATAAGAAGCAGAACGCCTTATACGAAAGTTATAAACAGACAGGTGAGCTTACAGCTAATGCCGTTGAGGATATGGAAGAAATTAAAGAGCCTGATTGTATAGTAGAGGAAGAGTTGGAAGGCCAAATGGATATTAAAGACTTTCCTGAGTGCTTGCCTAAAGCTGCTAATAATGAAGTACTGCAAGATAACTCTCCGGCTGAACCCAATAAGCCTGAATCAGATGATTACACAGAACAGGTTAATGAGGTCTTTGCAAAAGACACTTTAAAAAAATTAATTAAGCTGTGCAGATTTATAACTGAGGCCGAGGCTTTAGAATTAGAAACTTTAGCAGCTAAATGTGAAGAAAGAGCAGGTAAAGAAAATGAATAG
- a CDS encoding HK97 family phage prohead protease: MRIEIRSDCVLLDGYVNAVGRDSRPIITADGKCVEQIEPRAFERALQRAPNVDLLLNHNKNRKLGSTTDKNLELFEDNIGLRAICTVTDAEVVQKAREQKLKGWSFGMFTIKRTLEERANDIPRRHVEELDMFEVSIIDDRMSPCYIGTSIEQRADKEMVAEHRGMNLEL; encoded by the coding sequence TTGAGAATTGAAATTAGAAGCGATTGCGTATTGCTCGACGGATATGTAAATGCCGTTGGTAGAGATTCTAGACCTATTATTACTGCTGATGGTAAATGTGTAGAACAGATTGAACCTAGAGCTTTTGAAAGAGCTTTACAGAGAGCGCCAAATGTTGATTTATTGCTTAACCATAACAAAAATAGAAAGCTTGGCTCTACAACGGATAAAAACCTTGAATTATTTGAAGACAACATAGGCCTTAGAGCAATTTGTACAGTAACAGATGCGGAAGTAGTTCAAAAGGCCAGAGAGCAAAAATTAAAAGGTTGGTCTTTTGGGATGTTCACAATTAAGAGAACCTTAGAAGAAAGAGCTAATGACATACCTAGAAGGCATGTTGAGGAACTTGATATGTTTGAAGTATCTATAATTGATGACAGAATGTCACCATGTTATATAGGAACATCCATAGAGCAAAGAGCAGATAAAGAAATGGTTGCAGAGCATAGGGGGATGAATTTAGAGCTGTAA
- a CDS encoding helix-turn-helix domain-containing protein, producing MIGKYTPLWGKQILKDMIDLDLTMHELATDLGVSRPYLSNIIHGKIIRPEMQDEICTYISKLNKMHHKQCKIV from the coding sequence ATGATTGGGAAATATACGCCTTTATGGGGCAAACAAATTTTGAAAGATATGATTGATTTAGATTTAACCATGCATGAGCTTGCGACAGATTTAGGCGTATCCAGACCATATCTTTCAAATATTATCCACGGTAAAATCATCCGGCCTGAAATGCAAGATGAAATATGCACATATATTTCTAAGTTAAATAAAATGCACCATAAGCAGTGCAAAATTGTTTAA
- a CDS encoding CRISPR-associated protein Cas2, translated as MATSKIITYDLCKSGKNYDDLYKYLKAYSVWARITESTWFISTDKTCVTIREEIDKIIDSDDRIFVGELTGTAAWRNVICDSDYLKKNL; from the coding sequence ATGGCTACATCTAAAATCATTACTTATGATCTCTGCAAAAGTGGAAAAAACTATGACGATTTGTATAAATACCTTAAAGCTTACTCAGTTTGGGCACGTATTACTGAATCAACTTGGTTTATCTCAACAGATAAAACTTGCGTAACTATTCGTGAGGAAATAGATAAAATAATTGATTCAGATGATAGAATTTTTGTAGGGGAATTAACCGGTACTGCTGCTTGGCGAAATGTTATATGTGATTCCGACTATTTGAAAAAGAATCTTTAG